A single Acidobacteriaceae bacterium DNA region contains:
- a CDS encoding barstar family protein, whose translation MREIVLVATEWRTVDDFYDSFFRAVGAPSWHGRNFDALNDSIGTGDINQIEVPYRIAIRGLSGASADARTIAMKFEHLVNRLAENGCPVEITVERN comes from the coding sequence TACTGGTTGCTACTGAATGGCGAACGGTCGACGACTTTTACGATTCCTTCTTTCGTGCTGTGGGTGCGCCTTCCTGGCACGGGCGGAATTTCGATGCTCTGAACGACAGCATCGGTACTGGCGATATCAATCAGATCGAAGTTCCTTACCGTATTGCGATCCGCGGGCTATCGGGGGCATCGGCGGACGCTCGGACCATTGCGATGAAGTTCGAGCATCTCGTTAACCGACTCGCCGAGAACGGGTGTCCTGTCGAAATAACCGTCGAGCGTAACTAG